In Xanthomonas sp. SI, the following are encoded in one genomic region:
- the modA gene encoding molybdate ABC transporter substrate-binding protein, whose product MSRSLRSLLCLLSLTVAMAAPPAWAQTPLTVFAAASLKESLDEATVAYQRSSGTPVQVSYAASSALARQVEQGAPADVFFSADLEWMDYLQQRQLVDAAQRRNLLGNTLVLVAPAASKTKVDLRKPGALAAALGAQGRLAVGQTNSVPAGKYARAALQTLGQWDGVQARLAESESVRAALMLVARGEAPLGIVYGSDAKAEPKVRVVAVFPADSHAPIVYPVAALRASKHPAAADFVRWLGTPPAQAIFQRRGFSLAH is encoded by the coding sequence ATGTCCCGTTCGCTACGCAGCCTGCTGTGCCTGCTCTCGCTCACCGTCGCCATGGCCGCGCCGCCGGCCTGGGCGCAGACGCCGCTGACCGTATTCGCCGCGGCCAGCCTGAAGGAATCCCTGGACGAGGCCACGGTTGCCTACCAGCGCTCCAGCGGCACGCCGGTGCAGGTGTCGTACGCGGCCAGCTCGGCGCTGGCGCGGCAGGTGGAACAAGGCGCGCCGGCGGACGTGTTCTTCTCCGCCGACCTGGAGTGGATGGACTATCTGCAGCAGCGTCAGCTGGTCGATGCGGCGCAGCGCCGCAACCTGCTCGGCAACACGCTGGTGCTGGTCGCGCCGGCGGCCAGCAAGACTAAGGTGGACCTGCGCAAACCCGGCGCGCTCGCCGCCGCGCTCGGTGCGCAGGGCCGCCTTGCGGTCGGCCAGACCAACAGCGTGCCGGCCGGCAAGTACGCGCGCGCCGCGCTGCAGACACTCGGCCAGTGGGACGGCGTGCAGGCGCGCCTGGCCGAATCGGAAAGCGTGCGCGCCGCGCTGATGCTGGTCGCGCGCGGCGAGGCGCCACTAGGCATCGTCTACGGCTCCGACGCCAAGGCCGAACCGAAGGTGCGGGTGGTGGCGGTGTTCCCCGCCGACAGCCACGCGCCGATCGTGTATCCGGTGGCGGCGCTGCGCGCCAGCAAGCATCCGGCCGCGGCCGATTTCGTGCGCTGGCTGGGTACGCCGCCGGCGCAGGCGATCTTCCAGCGCCGCGGTTTCTCGCTCGCGCACTGA